A stretch of Vigna angularis cultivar LongXiaoDou No.4 chromosome 4, ASM1680809v1, whole genome shotgun sequence DNA encodes these proteins:
- the LOC108330538 gene encoding protein SHI RELATED SEQUENCE 3, with translation MPCRTAILKLEQSAQHYINNNTLVTIIFEQREEAYAFSRKEKMQRGTEGEEEAVSRGSKCQDCGNQAKKECSYSRCRTCCKNKGFNCQTHIKSTWTPVDRRRTKDNNPSSSPHNFHPDFPQNHNQINPYSGLEMKFPCATSSMAMFRCVQVRSVDDAVNEIAYQTSVNIGGHVFSGILYDQGPEQNYNINKGESSTALVDEHQNNSLGLVKNSSSRDSSGVTIASAGHGDPLFPPPPYPFPLASFRPGMPYFTYPRS, from the exons ATGCCATGCCGTACCGCTATTTTAAAACTCGAGCAAAGTGCACagcattatataaataataatactttggtTACAATAATTTTTGAACAAAGAGAAGAAGCTTATGCATTTTCGAGAAAAGAGAAGATGCAAAGAGGAacagaaggagaagaagaagcagtGTCAAGGGGTTCTAAGTGCCAAGACTGTGGGAATCAAGCCAAGAAGGAATGTTCATATTCAAGATGCAGAACTTGTTGCAAGAACAAAGGCTTTAATTGCCAAACCCATATCAAGAGTACATGGACTCCTGTTGATAGAAGGCGCACCAAGGATAATAACCCATCTTCATCTCCACACAACTTTCACCCAGATTTTCCTCAAAACCACAACCAGATCAATCCATATTCAG GTTTAGAGATGAAATTTCCTTGTGCTACGAGTTCGATGGCTATGTTTCGGTGCGTTCAGGTTCGGTCGGTGGATGATGCGGTTAACGAAATAGCGTATCAAACATCTGTGAACATTGGGGGGCATGTATTCAGTGGAATACTATATGATCAAGGCCCTGAACAAAACTATAACATTAACAAGGGTGAGAGTTCCACTGCTCTTGTTGatgaacaccaaaataataGTCTTGGTCTGGTGAAGAATTCTTCAAGTAGAGATAGCAGTGGTGTAACTATAGCCTCTGCCGGTCACGGTGACCCTCTTTTTCCTCCACCACCGTATCCCTTTCCACTTGCTTCCTTCAGACCCGGTATGCCATATTTCACATACCCAAGATCTTGA
- the LOC108330537 gene encoding B-box zinc finger protein 20, which translates to MKIQCDVCDKMEATIFCPADEAALCHGCDRTIHHANKLATKHPRFPLIFPTSKDFPRCDICQEKRAYLFCQEDRALLCRECDLPIHRANEHTQKHNRFLLTGVKLSATSLDYASSSTNCTDTLTASEGKNARSRMNTPRSISNENLSSSCKVEDNVGSDTGSVSTSSISEYLIETIPGYCFEELLDGSFAPNNGFCKKQNHDHLWEFEEQDLAQGLRKFQMGDVMVVPFLKLVVRLIKNLDQLLVKICWEISSMFRYLNFFLGSVLAFFL; encoded by the exons ATGAAGATCCAGTGTGATGTATGTGACAAAATGGAAGCCACAATCTTCTGTCCTGCAGATGAAGCTGCTCTTTGCCATGGCTGCGATCGCACCATTCACCACGCCAACAAGCTTGCAACCAAACACCCTCGTTTCCCTCTCATCTTCCCCACCTCCAAAGACTTCCCTCGCTGTGATATCTGCCAA gAGAAGCGTGCGTATCTATTCTGCCAAGAAGACAGGGCATTGTTGTGTAGGGAATGTGACCTTCCAATACACAGAGCGAATGAGCATACTCAGAAACATAACAGGTTTCTTCTAACGGGGGTGAAGCTCTCGGCTACATCTTTGGATTATGCTTCCTCCTCCACCAATTGCACCGATACACTCACTGCCTCTGAAGGAAAAAACGCTCGATCTAGAATGAACACACCCAGATCAATTTCCAATGAAAATCTCAGCTCTTCTTGCAAGGTTGAAGACAACGTGGGCAGTGACACTGGCTCGGTTTCAACCAGCAgcatttctgagtatttgatcGAGACAATACCCGGTTACTGTTTCGAAGAACTCCTTGATGGTTCATTCGCACCTAATAATGGTTTCTGTAAG AAGCAGAATCATGATCATCTTTGGGAGTTTGAGGAGCAAGATCTAGCTCAGGGGTTAAGGAAATTCCAAATGGGGGATGTTATGGTTGTGCCGTTTCTTAAACTAGTTGTTCGATTGATAAAAAATCTAGACCAACTACTTGTAAAAATCTGTTGGGAAATATCTTCTATGTTTCGTTATCTGAATTTCTTTTTGGGTTCTGTGCTTGCattctttttataa